A window of Candidatus Vicinibacter proximus contains these coding sequences:
- a CDS encoding nuclear transport factor 2 family protein: MNPTLTFFRIVSFLFFLTGASAQKNELILQKVQSLNQALLSQDSSTLRSLLHKDLSYGHSNGWIENVNELIHNNATGYLTYQKIEVESISVKLKNKTAVVRFNATHDIILNGKSISLKLHVCQTWIKDKRKWKLLARQSTKVN; encoded by the coding sequence ATGAATCCAACGCTTACTTTTTTTAGGATTGTTTCTTTCTTATTTTTTCTCACAGGTGCAAGTGCCCAAAAAAATGAACTCATCCTTCAAAAAGTTCAGTCCTTAAATCAAGCATTGTTATCACAAGACTCTTCCACTCTTCGTTCTTTGTTGCACAAGGATCTTAGCTATGGGCATTCCAATGGATGGATAGAAAATGTAAATGAACTCATCCACAACAATGCAACCGGATATTTAACCTATCAAAAGATAGAGGTAGAGAGTATTTCTGTTAAATTAAAAAATAAAACTGCCGTTGTGCGTTTCAATGCCACACATGACATCATTCTGAACGGCAAATCCATTTCATTAAAGTTGCATGTTTGTCAGACCTGGATAAAGGATAAGAGGAAGTGGAAACTGCTGGCAAGACAAAGCACAAAAGTTAATTAG
- a CDS encoding C40 family peptidase, whose translation MKYILLTIVLLLVLSFNFSCNDDLGTNSDIDWLNQKNNFFEEPLSIDESIIIESTPDAIGFDPSTIILPNGLSLEAFSNEIDSFKQNKTSTRTPKGYNDLGPQDAKNKLIKELTYSALTLVNRELHKFDYNKDGNIDQYGLAYSYGQKDETKFQPPPYPKSVCKENIYGLDCSGFLESIFNKSNIKLASPADNQRKAQVLQNSIIKGIPALSKIKVEEITTDNTLMFETGDIIHWKKKGTDIAKHIGIILKNKSGELAVFQSNGNDSLPTDCALNKTSKRGCRLIQFMDKPWFNGGKYYITRISTEITGKWSLFLRCQNQTTDVITLSFDFPKKQNSAFTLNGSGIDYDGTVVHYKATFEYSTLTSLLKGNIYSTKPNNQEFYRNDSLSKNLVRDESDYFNLILGDNYEAGCPVEGRLLYVK comes from the coding sequence ATGAAATACATTTTATTAACCATCGTGTTGCTATTAGTACTATCTTTTAACTTCTCATGCAATGATGATCTAGGCACAAACTCAGATATTGATTGGTTAAATCAGAAAAATAACTTCTTTGAAGAACCATTATCAATAGATGAATCGATTATTATTGAATCAACTCCTGACGCGATAGGTTTTGACCCTTCGACTATAATCCTTCCCAATGGACTAAGTCTGGAAGCTTTTTCAAACGAAATAGACTCATTTAAACAAAACAAAACTTCCACAAGAACCCCTAAGGGCTATAATGATCTTGGTCCCCAAGATGCTAAAAATAAACTAATTAAAGAATTGACTTATTCTGCTTTAACTCTTGTTAATAGGGAACTGCATAAATTTGATTATAATAAAGATGGGAATATAGACCAATACGGATTGGCTTATTCCTATGGACAAAAAGATGAAACTAAATTTCAGCCACCTCCCTACCCGAAGTCTGTTTGCAAAGAAAATATTTATGGACTTGATTGTTCAGGTTTTCTTGAAAGCATCTTCAATAAATCTAATATAAAACTGGCATCACCTGCAGACAACCAAAGAAAAGCTCAGGTATTACAAAATTCAATAATTAAAGGAATACCTGCATTGTCTAAAATAAAAGTAGAAGAAATCACCACTGATAATACGCTGATGTTTGAAACTGGGGATATAATTCATTGGAAAAAAAAGGGAACGGATATTGCCAAGCATATTGGTATAATCTTAAAAAACAAATCCGGCGAATTAGCTGTTTTTCAATCAAATGGAAATGATAGCCTTCCAACAGATTGTGCATTAAACAAGACATCAAAAAGAGGTTGTAGATTGATACAATTTATGGATAAACCTTGGTTTAATGGCGGCAAATATTACATTACAAGAATTTCAACCGAAATCACTGGAAAGTGGAGTTTATTTTTAAGATGCCAAAATCAAACAACAGACGTTATTACATTATCGTTTGATTTCCCCAAAAAACAAAACAGTGCATTCACTTTAAATGGAAGTGGAATTGATTATGATGGTACGGTTGTACATTACAAGGCAACATTTGAATATTCAACCCTCACAAGTTTACTTAAAGGGAATATATATTCTACAAAACCTAATAATCAAGAATTTTACCGTAACGATTCTCTATCTAAAAACTTAGTAAGAGACGAAAGTGATTACTTTAATTTAATCTTAGGCGATAATTACGAAGCTGGCTGCCCAGTTGAGGGTAGATTGCTTTATGTTAAATAA
- a CDS encoding DUF1566 domain-containing protein: MRTLLFVSFLFLQFGNQLVCQTPDLIGYQAIIRKNDNSLVSNQKIGIEISILEKSINGNQVFVELQSPTTNANGLVTLNIGEGTSVLGTLNKINWGNGPYFVKTRIDVKGGNNYTLESNSQLLSVPFSFYSEKARTLTKHFIGEYYQGGIIFDVYNGQDGNEHGLIVSLNDVSNGTVWSNVGASLVGNGAQSLWNGQENSNAITKQSGHSASAAQICIDYNYAGFSDWYLPSIDELNLLRNGRYYINKIADNDGDPLTVPITHFDYYWSSTEAKANTAFVFQFGSGDIATVGKNTALYHIRAVRKF, encoded by the coding sequence ATGAGAACATTATTATTTGTCTCTTTTCTGTTCTTGCAATTTGGCAATCAACTTGTATGTCAAACGCCTGATCTTATAGGCTATCAGGCAATCATTAGAAAAAATGACAATTCGTTGGTGTCTAACCAAAAAATTGGAATCGAAATTTCAATATTGGAAAAATCAATTAATGGAAATCAGGTATTTGTTGAACTTCAATCTCCTACCACGAATGCAAATGGATTAGTCACCTTAAATATAGGTGAAGGCACCTCAGTACTTGGCACATTAAATAAAATTAACTGGGGAAATGGTCCATATTTTGTTAAAACAAGAATTGATGTTAAAGGTGGAAATAATTATACTTTAGAAAGCAATAGTCAACTGCTTAGTGTACCCTTTTCTTTCTATTCAGAAAAAGCAAGGACTCTAACAAAACATTTTATTGGCGAGTACTATCAGGGCGGAATTATTTTTGATGTGTACAATGGCCAGGATGGAAATGAGCACGGTTTAATAGTAAGTTTAAATGATGTTTCTAATGGAACCGTATGGAGCAATGTAGGTGCCAGTTTAGTTGGGAATGGCGCACAAAGCCTTTGGAATGGGCAAGAAAATTCGAATGCTATTACTAAGCAATCCGGACACTCTGCCAGCGCTGCTCAAATATGCATTGACTATAATTATGCTGGATTCTCAGACTGGTATTTACCATCGATTGATGAACTAAATTTGTTAAGAAATGGACGATATTATATTAATAAAATAGCTGATAATGATGGTGATCCTTTGACCGTTCCCATAACTCATTTTGACTATTATTGGTCATCCACAGAAGCTAAAGCTAATACAGCCTTTGTATTTCAATTTGGTTCAGGAGACATTGCTACTGTCGGTAAGAATACTGCATTATACCACATCAGGGCAGTTCGAAAATTTTAA
- a CDS encoding Ig-like domain-containing protein, producing the protein MRHFFFNLIFSYIIVGFTPINSFGECSIINPAYINYKEDTPLTIVLFYNNLIEGIDKSQTIDKVAREGSIPLALTVSINGMGTICEGESSIFTAVPSGGTGSYNYLWSTAETTVSINVSIPGTYTVTVTDNGTSEMANTSKTVTVNPKPVVNAGMDVAICKGTSTTLMANGSMGTPPYTYNWDNGLGAGQNHNVSPISTTTYSVTVTDFNLCTSTDNVIVTVNPKPVVNAGMDVAICKGTSTTLMANGSMGTPPYTYNWDNGLGAGQNHNVSPISTTTYSVTVTDFNLCTSTDNVIVTVNPKPVVNAGMDVAICKGTSTTLMANGSMGTPPYTYNWDNGLGAGQNHNVSPISTTTYSVTVTDFNLCTSTDNVIVTVNPKPVVNAGMDVAICKGTSTTLMANGSMGTPPYTYNWDNGLGAGQNHNVSPISTTTYSVTVTDFNLCTSTDNVIVTVNPKPVVNAGMDVAICKGTSTTLMANGSMGTPPYTYNWDNGLGAGQNHNVSPISTTTYSVTVTDFNLCTSTDNVIVTVNPKPVVNAGMDVAICKGTSTTLMANGSMGTPPYTYNWDNGLGAGQNHNVSPISTTTYSVTATDFNLCMSSDTITVNVLDIPKAGKIDGDNFVCKGAMNFLSISGNSIPGGWSSNNTNVVTVDNSGKVMGQSAGSAVIKYTVVSSSGCKDSVQKDINVPFVNAGLISGPDQVCKQADISLKINGNSSQGLWSSDNTNVATVDNFGKVFGVNVGQAKIKYLVIGLNGCKDSVIQVMKINEKPSAGLISGANMLCKGSMIILTITGNSILGGWSSNDLSVLVVNAQGQVTGLKQGKTSVKYLVVSSEGCKDSFLKDITVNPLPNPGSISSNSGRFELCDDSSLDLTSNGDLNGKWSSSKLSIATIAQNNGKLTAISPGVSTVVYSVTNSFGCVDSTSKDFTVNSNPKVEIDGIGSICKNDTTEFIAEVMEGTPTYFYVWDKGSSLGSKRNNVSQAGIYNVSVTDSKGCKGVTSKELKLFKLPFSNFDFTPNLGNNYNIDISNQSYPTESGAVIVKYEMYIDGVKKLDSSAFKSYNHTFVTTGIHKIILKVTDSNGCMNIFEKTYKIQDLKCDDLAFKINFSSKDSTYCYRGNDSIFIDLELNESKIFQSSNGIDSFSIPRFIITNGKGGNFRDTINKVISSSGKDRFIKIPVNKLRTGKESFIVEVTVLYLNSTGGKDPLICSAELPYEIFDTVNLTLERDSFCFKDSKNLTLIKSNGNNVSELKINGQLRTDFNSVSYPFPITFGTRDSLLNILYEIKSEGGCTSKNSLKAYGFSLPPEIMDTTVCINDSVVFFKNIDTKNFEYCWSYIGKSEVCNKIMNLKVTENLIANYSFKNVRSGTLECKSDLSFNISAVESPDFILDSIACSGLYFIKNLSNSKAVLAWESTGSLSTKVIDRNKNLISVLNGRGKLIAQAKIGSCYKRDTLDVETSSLVDNRLLDSSSIKSFICGGKKLLFPSDSGLCTKWISFNEDGLIDTSFMSSLEYKVVDFDYSDNHHVFMMRFNCSDSCNGYISILNDRIKEKDSCNILSQAKMILYPNPNNGLFTIEFDGIEKGNYQIEIFNHLGQLVESDNIQITESDYKHLYSFKSFTSDGIYSLRIVNSSITKFHKNLVILK; encoded by the coding sequence ACTGTCTCAATAAATGTTTCAATACCGGGAACTTATACAGTTACTGTTACTGATAACGGAACATCTGAAATGGCAAATACATCCAAAACAGTTACAGTAAATCCAAAGCCAGTGGTGAATGCAGGGATGGATGTGGCAATATGTAAAGGTACATCAACGACATTGATGGCAAATGGGTCAATGGGAACTCCACCGTACACATACAATTGGGACAACGGACTTGGGGCTGGACAAAATCATAATGTTTCCCCTATTTCAACGACAACCTATTCAGTAACTGTTACCGATTTCAATTTATGCACTTCAACAGACAATGTGATAGTTACAGTAAATCCAAAGCCAGTGGTGAATGCAGGGATGGATGTGGCAATATGTAAGGGTACATCAACGACATTGATGGCAAATGGGTCAATGGGAACTCCACCGTACACATACAATTGGGACAACGGACTTGGGGCTGGACAAAATCATAATGTTTCCCCTATTTCAACGACAACCTATTCAGTAACTGTTACCGATTTCAATTTATGTACTTCAACAGACAATGTGATAGTTACAGTAAATCCAAAGCCAGTAGTGAATGCAGGGATGGATGTGGCAATATGTAAGGGTACATCAACGACATTGATGGCAAATGGGTCAATGGGAACTCCACCGTACACATACAATTGGGACAACGGACTTGGAGCTGGACAAAATCATAATGTTTCCCCTATTTCAACGACAACCTATTCAGTAACTGTTACCGATTTCAATTTATGTACTTCAACAGACAATGTGATAGTTACAGTAAATCCAAAGCCAGTGGTGAATGCAGGGATGGATGTGGCAATATGTAAGGGTACATCAACGACATTGATGGCAAATGGGTCAATGGGAACTCCACCGTACACATACAATTGGGACAACGGACTTGGAGCTGGACAAAATCATAATGTTTCCCCTATTTCAACGACAACCTATTCAGTAACTGTTACCGATTTCAATTTATGTACTTCAACAGACAATGTGATAGTTACAGTAAATCCAAAGCCAGTAGTGAATGCAGGGATGGATGTGGCAATATGTAAGGGTACATCAACGACATTGATGGCAAATGGGTCAATGGGAACTCCACCGTACACATACAATTGGGACAACGGACTTGGGGCTGGACAAAATCATAATGTTTCCCCTATTTCAACGACAACCTATTCAGTAACTGTTACCGATTTCAATTTATGTACTTCAACAGACAATGTGATAGTTACAGTAAATCCAAAGCCAGTAGTGAATGCAGGGATGGATGTGGCAATATGTAAGGGTACATCAACGACATTGATGGCAAATGGGTCAATGGGAACTCCACCGTACACATACAATTGGGACAACGGACTTGGAGCTGGACAAAATCATAATGTTTCCCCTATTTCAACGACAACCTATTCAGTAACTGCAACAGATTTTAATTTATGTATGTCATCGGATACCATAACTGTAAATGTACTTGATATCCCTAAGGCTGGTAAAATTGATGGTGACAACTTTGTATGCAAAGGTGCAATGAACTTTTTATCAATTAGTGGAAATTCAATTCCAGGTGGCTGGAGTAGTAACAATACAAATGTAGTTACTGTCGATAATTCCGGCAAGGTTATGGGTCAAAGTGCAGGTTCAGCTGTAATCAAGTATACTGTTGTTAGTTCAAGTGGTTGTAAAGACAGTGTGCAAAAGGATATAAATGTTCCCTTCGTTAATGCTGGATTAATTTCAGGACCAGATCAAGTGTGTAAACAGGCTGATATAAGTTTGAAAATAAATGGTAATTCTAGTCAAGGCTTATGGAGTAGCGATAATACTAATGTTGCGACAGTGGACAATTTTGGAAAAGTATTTGGTGTAAATGTTGGTCAGGCTAAAATAAAATATTTGGTTATTGGATTAAACGGATGCAAGGATAGCGTTATTCAAGTAATGAAAATTAATGAAAAACCCTCAGCCGGATTAATTTCAGGTGCAAATATGTTATGCAAGGGTTCAATGATAATTTTGACTATTACTGGAAATTCAATTTTAGGAGGATGGAGTAGTAATGATTTGAGTGTTTTGGTTGTTAATGCCCAAGGACAAGTAACTGGTTTAAAACAAGGTAAGACTTCAGTAAAGTATCTTGTAGTTTCTTCAGAGGGATGTAAGGATAGTTTTTTAAAGGATATAACAGTAAATCCTTTACCTAATCCTGGATCAATTTCTTCTAATAGTGGAAGATTTGAACTCTGTGATGATTCCAGTTTGGATTTGACAAGCAATGGTGATTTGAATGGCAAATGGTCGTCATCAAAATTATCTATTGCAACTATAGCCCAGAATAACGGCAAATTGACAGCAATTTCACCAGGAGTGTCAACGGTAGTTTATTCAGTAACAAATAGTTTTGGTTGTGTTGACTCCACAAGTAAAGATTTTACAGTAAACTCAAATCCTAAAGTCGAAATTGATGGAATTGGCTCAATTTGCAAGAATGATACTACAGAATTTATTGCAGAGGTGATGGAAGGAACTCCAACCTATTTTTACGTTTGGGACAAAGGTTCTAGTTTGGGTTCAAAAAGAAATAATGTAAGTCAGGCCGGAATTTACAATGTTTCTGTAACGGACAGTAAAGGATGCAAAGGAGTTACATCTAAAGAATTAAAATTATTTAAACTTCCCTTTAGTAACTTTGATTTTACTCCAAATCTTGGAAATAATTACAATATTGATATTAGTAATCAAAGTTATCCAACAGAATCCGGCGCAGTAATTGTTAAGTATGAAATGTATATTGATGGGGTCAAAAAGCTTGATTCAAGTGCTTTTAAGAGTTATAATCATACCTTTGTAACTACAGGAATTCACAAGATTATTTTGAAAGTTACGGATTCAAATGGCTGCATGAATATTTTTGAAAAAACTTACAAAATCCAAGATCTGAAGTGTGATGACCTGGCTTTCAAAATTAATTTTTCAAGCAAGGATAGTACATATTGTTATAGAGGAAATGATTCTATTTTTATAGACTTGGAATTAAATGAAAGTAAAATATTTCAGAGTTCTAATGGTATAGATTCATTCAGTATTCCAAGGTTTATAATAACAAACGGTAAAGGAGGTAATTTTAGAGATACCATAAATAAGGTAATATCTTCTAGTGGCAAAGATAGATTTATAAAAATTCCCGTGAATAAATTACGGACAGGAAAGGAGTCTTTTATAGTAGAAGTGACAGTATTATACCTGAATTCCACTGGCGGAAAAGACCCATTAATTTGTTCGGCGGAATTGCCCTATGAAATATTTGACACAGTTAATTTAACTCTCGAAAGGGATAGTTTTTGTTTTAAAGATTCTAAAAATTTGACTTTAATAAAATCCAATGGAAATAATGTTTCCGAATTAAAAATTAATGGGCAATTAAGGACGGACTTTAATTCTGTTTCCTATCCTTTTCCCATTACATTTGGCACAAGAGATAGTTTGTTAAATATTTTGTATGAAATTAAATCAGAAGGAGGGTGTACTTCTAAAAATTCATTAAAAGCATATGGATTTTCACTTCCACCCGAAATCATGGATACCACAGTTTGTATAAATGATTCAGTGGTATTTTTTAAGAATATTGACACTAAAAATTTTGAATATTGCTGGAGCTATATAGGTAAATCTGAAGTATGTAACAAGATAATGAATTTAAAGGTTACAGAAAATCTTATAGCAAACTATAGTTTTAAAAATGTGAGAAGTGGAACTCTTGAATGTAAGTCGGATCTGTCTTTTAATATTTCTGCAGTAGAGAGTCCTGATTTTATACTTGATAGTATTGCATGTTCTGGATTATACTTTATAAAGAATTTATCTAACTCTAAAGCTGTTTTAGCCTGGGAGTCAACTGGAAGCCTTAGCACTAAAGTAATTGACCGCAATAAGAATTTAATTTCAGTTTTAAATGGTAGAGGTAAATTGATAGCACAGGCAAAAATTGGGTCCTGTTATAAAAGAGATACTTTAGATGTGGAAACTTCATCATTAGTAGACAATAGACTGCTTGATAGTAGTTCCATAAAAAGTTTTATTTGTGGAGGCAAGAAATTGCTCTTTCCATCTGATTCAGGTTTATGTACAAAATGGATATCCTTTAATGAAGATGGATTAATTGATACCTCATTCATGAGTTCTCTAGAATACAAAGTAGTTGACTTCGACTATTCAGATAATCACCATGTTTTTATGATGAGGTTTAATTGTTCAGATTCTTGCAATGGGTATATTTCCATTTTAAACGATAGAATTAAAGAGAAGGACTCTTGTAACATACTATCTCAGGCCAAAATGATTTTGTATCCCAATCCAAATAATGGACTATTTACGATAGAGTTTGATGGAATAGAGAAGGGGAATTATCAGATTGAAATTTTTAACCATTTAGGCCAATTGGTAGAAAGTGATAATATCCAAATAACAGAGTCTGATTATAAACATCTGTATAGCTTCAAATCCTTTACTTCTGATGGAATTTACAGTCTTCGAATTGTTAATTCCAGCATAACTAAGTTTCATAAAAATTTGGTCATTTTGAAATGA
- a CDS encoding F0F1 ATP synthase subunit beta, with product MANIGRVSQIIGPVVDVSFSGEGSHLPEIYHALRIKREGKEDLILEVQQHLGEDSVRAVAMDSTDGLTRGAEAIDLKETISMPVGEEIKGRLFNVVGEPIDGLGPVSRAHTYSIHQKPPTYEDLSTETEVLFTGIKVIDLIEPYSKGGKIGLFGGAGVGKTVLIQELINNIAKGYGGLSVFAGVGERTREGNDLLREMIEAGIIKYGDKFKHSMEEGGWDLASVDKKELMDSKATFIFGQMNEPPGARARVALSGLTVAEYFRDGDMTDPAGGKDILFFIDNIFRFTQAGSEVSALLGRMPSAVGYQPTLATEMGLMQERITSTKRGSITSVQAVYVPADDLTDPAPATTFAHLDATTVLSRKIAALGIYPAVDPLDSTSRILDPLIIGELHYNTAQRVKNILQRYNELLDIIAILGMEELSEEDKLIVHRARRVQRFLSQPFHVAEQFTGLKGVLVPIEETIRGFNMIMDGEVDQYPEAAFNLVGTIDDAIEKGKKILAESNN from the coding sequence ATGGCAAATATCGGTCGCGTAAGTCAAATCATCGGTCCTGTGGTGGACGTTTCATTTTCCGGAGAAGGTTCTCATCTACCTGAAATATATCATGCCCTTCGTATTAAACGTGAAGGTAAGGAAGATCTTATTCTAGAAGTTCAGCAACATCTTGGTGAAGACAGCGTCCGGGCAGTTGCCATGGATTCCACGGATGGACTTACCCGCGGTGCAGAGGCCATAGACTTGAAAGAGACCATCTCTATGCCGGTGGGTGAAGAAATCAAAGGCCGTTTGTTTAATGTGGTAGGAGAGCCTATTGATGGTCTTGGACCGGTAAGCCGTGCACATACTTATTCCATTCACCAGAAACCGCCTACCTATGAGGATTTGTCCACAGAGACCGAAGTTCTTTTCACAGGTATTAAAGTTATTGACTTGATTGAGCCATATTCCAAAGGTGGTAAAATTGGATTGTTCGGAGGTGCGGGTGTTGGTAAAACCGTATTGATCCAGGAGTTGATCAACAACATTGCTAAGGGTTACGGAGGTCTGTCCGTATTTGCAGGGGTAGGAGAAAGAACCCGTGAGGGAAATGACTTACTTCGTGAGATGATAGAGGCCGGAATCATAAAATACGGAGATAAATTCAAGCATTCCATGGAAGAAGGAGGCTGGGATCTCGCTTCTGTAGATAAAAAAGAATTAATGGATTCTAAGGCAACTTTCATCTTTGGACAAATGAACGAACCACCGGGTGCACGTGCAAGGGTTGCCCTTTCAGGTCTTACTGTTGCGGAGTATTTCCGTGACGGAGACATGACAGATCCTGCAGGAGGAAAAGACATCCTTTTCTTCATCGACAACATCTTCCGATTCACACAGGCAGGTTCTGAGGTTTCAGCTTTGTTGGGACGTATGCCTTCTGCGGTGGGTTACCAACCTACGCTTGCTACAGAGATGGGTTTGATGCAAGAGCGTATCACCTCTACCAAAAGAGGATCCATCACTTCCGTACAGGCGGTTTACGTTCCTGCGGATGACTTGACTGACCCGGCTCCGGCTACGACTTTTGCTCACCTGGACGCAACGACGGTATTGAGTCGTAAGATTGCAGCACTGGGTATTTATCCTGCAGTGGATCCACTCGATTCTACTTCAAGAATCCTTGATCCGCTGATCATCGGAGAATTGCATTACAACACCGCTCAGCGCGTAAAAAATATCCTTCAGCGTTACAACGAACTTCTGGACATCATCGCCATCCTCGGTATGGAAGAATTGTCAGAAGAGGATAAATTGATTGTACACCGCGCACGTCGTGTACAAAGGTTCTTGTCTCAGCCTTTCCATGTTGCTGAACAGTTTACCGGTCTGAAAGGAGTATTGGTACCTATTGAAGAAACCATCCGCGGATTTAACATGATCATGGATGGTGAAGTTGACCAGTATCCGGAAGCAGCCTTCAACCTGGTAGGAACGATCGATGATGCCATCGAGAAGGGAAAGAAAATTTTGGCCGAATCAAACAATTAA
- a CDS encoding ABC transporter ATP-binding protein has protein sequence MEEPKVYEIKNLLCGYKSDHPVLFIKDLTIERSTLYFIVGPSGIGKSTFIEALGLMNNTILDGTNSTFRYTNKVGDIHDLSLVWKNSLHTIDKFRKNYFSFLFQNNFLMPNFTSGENMMFTALLKGDSLDYVERNILELMAKVDLSNDLFTREVSQLSGGQKQRVAFIRSLVASCEVLFADEPTGNLDQITARKILKLMKEENLQRSRTAMIVSHDLDMAIEFADVIVPIVKSASKDTTSGIIDHCYNFRKKDDFWVDHENNRLFDIKSLLIQMYQEEVL, from the coding sequence ATGGAAGAGCCAAAAGTTTATGAGATAAAAAATTTACTTTGTGGATATAAAAGTGATCATCCTGTCTTGTTTATTAAAGATTTGACAATTGAGAGATCGACGCTTTATTTTATAGTGGGTCCTTCAGGAATTGGCAAAAGCACTTTCATAGAGGCATTGGGCTTAATGAACAACACCATATTGGATGGAACAAATTCAACATTTAGGTACACAAATAAGGTTGGTGATATTCACGATCTTTCATTGGTATGGAAAAACTCACTTCATACCATTGATAAATTTAGGAAAAATTATTTTAGCTTTCTTTTTCAAAATAATTTTTTAATGCCGAATTTCACTTCGGGAGAAAATATGATGTTTACTGCATTGCTTAAGGGAGATAGTTTAGATTATGTTGAAAGGAATATATTAGAACTTATGGCCAAAGTAGATTTAAGTAATGATTTATTTACAAGAGAGGTAAGCCAACTATCTGGTGGACAAAAACAACGAGTGGCATTTATAAGATCATTAGTAGCTTCATGCGAAGTTTTATTTGCAGATGAACCCACTGGTAATCTTGATCAAATTACAGCCCGAAAAATACTTAAATTGATGAAGGAAGAAAATCTTCAAAGGTCTAGAACCGCAATGATTGTAAGTCATGATTTGGATATGGCGATTGAGTTTGCTGATGTAATTGTGCCAATAGTTAAAAGTGCATCAAAGGATACCACGTCTGGAATAATTGATCATTGTTATAATTTTAGGAAAAAGGATGATTTTTGGGTTGATCATGAAAATAACCGGCTATTTGATATTAAGAGTTTATTAATTCAGATGTACCAAGAAGAAGTTTTATGA
- a CDS encoding PorT family protein yields the protein MRNVILFLFVIISVFSISSIHGQTRFGLKGGLNIAYGSWQGPGSSVREENRKLLYGYHLEGLCVLPVKDNFAFRLGIGVHLKGDKYSETVSGRTTSLTTAPVYIQLPVIASYVNEKFHIGAGPYFGFGVAGKITSKATGGGLDDKSTDKKIVFGNALGNDIRPLDVGLQLEAGFTINYDYIISASYNVGLGNIVPTEFSEEYGFTGKFNSISISLGYLFPY from the coding sequence ATGAGAAATGTAATCTTATTTTTATTTGTTATTATAAGTGTTTTTTCAATTTCATCTATACATGGACAAACCAGGTTTGGCTTAAAGGGAGGGCTGAATATAGCTTATGGCAGTTGGCAAGGTCCAGGTTCTTCTGTTAGGGAAGAAAATAGGAAGTTGCTTTATGGATACCATTTAGAAGGGCTATGTGTGTTACCGGTTAAAGATAATTTTGCCTTCAGATTGGGGATTGGAGTTCATTTAAAAGGAGATAAGTATTCTGAAACTGTTTCCGGAAGAACAACTTCATTGACTACTGCACCAGTTTATATACAATTACCGGTAATTGCATCCTATGTTAATGAAAAATTTCATATTGGAGCAGGGCCATATTTTGGCTTTGGGGTTGCGGGTAAGATAACTTCTAAAGCAACAGGAGGAGGTCTTGATGATAAATCTACTGACAAGAAAATAGTTTTTGGTAATGCCTTGGGTAATGATATAAGACCTTTGGATGTCGGTTTGCAATTGGAGGCAGGATTTACTATCAATTATGATTATATCATTAGTGCTTCGTATAATGTAGGTTTGGGGAACATTGTGCCAACAGAGTTTTCGGAAGAATACGGTTTTACTGGAAAATTTAATTCTATAAGTATTTCTTTAGGGTACCTATTTCCTTACTAA
- the atpC gene encoding ATP synthase F1 subunit epsilon, which translates to MKVSILTPESSLYEGQAKAIIMPGLGGQFEVLDRHAPLISALSKGTIQLTDEKGEKHKFSIKNGFAEVLKNEVSILVRVL; encoded by the coding sequence ATGAAGGTAAGCATTCTAACCCCCGAAAGCTCTCTTTACGAAGGCCAGGCTAAAGCCATCATAATGCCGGGACTCGGAGGTCAATTTGAAGTACTTGACCGACATGCGCCTTTGATTTCCGCATTATCCAAAGGCACCATCCAGCTGACCGATGAAAAAGGAGAAAAACATAAGTTCTCCATTAAAAATGGTTTTGCGGAGGTGCTCAAAAATGAAGTGAGCATTTTGGTGAGGGTTTTGTAA